The sequence below is a genomic window from Longimicrobium sp..
CGAACGGCTCCAGCGCGGGAACGCCGTAGTAGCGGAAGTACGAGACGAAGTGCGTGTGAAAGCTGCTGACCGTGGGCACGCCGTTCCTTTCGGCCCACGTCTGGGCCCGCCGCGCCATGGGCGTGGGGCTCACCAGGTGAACCAGGTCCGGGGCCCACGCCTTGAGCTCGCGCGCGATCCCCCGGCCCAGCGGCAGCGACACGCGGTAGTCGGGGTACAGGGGAAAGCGGACGAACTTCACCGGCCTCACCCGCCCGCTCCACGACACCTCGGGCCCGGGCACGAAGGGCGAGTAGACGCGGAACTCCACGCCCTGGCGCTCCAGGAACCCGAACAGCTGCGCCAGCGTCCGCGACACGCCGTCTACGTGGGGGAGCAGGCTTTCGGTGAAGTACACCACCCTCATCGGGCGGCGGCCCGGCACGCTGGATTCGGTCGGCTGCACGGCTGGCTGAACGGGTTGTGGCGGGTACGCCTCGCCAATGTAGGGCGCCGGCGCCGCCGCAGACAGGTTGACGGTGGACGCGGGGAAGGGCACACCCGGAATCCGCCGTCGCTTGACATCATCCCCGCGCGCCCTACATTCACCGGATCCCAACCCTGCCCGCCATTCCGCGCACCCGCCCCCGCTCTTGCGGCGGGGTGCACTTCCGGCGGGCGCAACCCCGGCCGCGTCCGCGCCGCCGGACGTTCCCGATTTGGCAGAGAGGATTCGATGTCCGACGAGCGCGAAGATACGACCATCTACACCGCCGTGATGAACCACGAGGAGCAGTACTCCATCTGGCCGGCGGACCGCGAGCTGCCGGCGGGATGGACCGCCGTGGGCACGCCGGGGCTCAAGCCCCAGGTGCTGGCCTGGATCGAAGAGGTGTGGACCGACATGCGCCCCAAGAGCCTCCGCGACAAGATGGCCGAAGCCGGCCTCGGCTGAGCCTTCACGGGACCCGAACGAGCGAGGCCCCTTCCCCCGGAACCACGGGGAAGGGGCCTCGCTCGTCGCGGCACAGGGCCCGGTCAGCCCTTGGCGCGCCCGCCGCTCTTTGCCGCCGTCTTCCGCGCGGAGCCGGACTTCGCTCCGCCGGACGCCGACTTGCTGGCCGACTTCGAGGCCGTCTTGCTGGCCGTCTTGCTGGCCGTCTTCGCTCCGCCGGAGGCCGACTTGGCCGCGCCGCCCTTGCCGGAGGCCGACTTCGCCCCGGTTTCGGCCGCCTTGCCGTTTCCCCTGGCGCTGCCCTTCGCCGCCGTCTTGCCGGCGGCCTTGGCCCCGGACGAACGGCCGCGCTTCGGCGCCTCTTCCTCTTCGCCTTCCTCGCCCTCTTCCATCGTGGCCGAGATCAGCTTCAACGACCGGACCGCGCTGCGCTCGATGAAGGAAGCCATGGCCTCTTCCTCGCGCAGGCTTTCCGTGAGCAGCGCCACGCACTCGTTCTCAC
It includes:
- a CDS encoding MbtH family protein; protein product: MSDEREDTTIYTAVMNHEEQYSIWPADRELPAGWTAVGTPGLKPQVLAWIEEVWTDMRPKSLRDKMAEAGLG
- a CDS encoding ferritin-like domain-containing protein translates to MPATELKELLKHELGDMLYAEQKILRMLGAMNRESSNPKMKERLDEHLTETYEQIERLKRAFEVIGEEAVAEKCHAAIGLKEEHDSFVREEEPSAPMLEAFDLGNGLRVEHYEIAGYRSAIALAQALGENECVALLTESLREEEAMASFIERSAVRSLKLISATMEEGEEGEEEEAPKRGRSSGAKAAGKTAAKGSARGNGKAAETGAKSASGKGGAAKSASGGAKTASKTASKTASKSASKSASGGAKSGSARKTAAKSGGRAKG